In Arvicanthis niloticus isolate mArvNil1 chromosome 4, mArvNil1.pat.X, whole genome shotgun sequence, a single window of DNA contains:
- the LOC117706680 gene encoding UDP-N-acetylglucosamine transferase subunit ALG13, whose amino-acid sequence MKRVFVTVGTTSFDDLVARVVAKDSIQILKSLGYNQLVLQIGRGTVVPEPFSTESFTLDVYRYKDSLKEDLQQADLVISHAGAGSCLESLEKGKPLVVVVNEKLMNNHQSELAKQLHKEGHLFYCTCSMLPGLLQSMDLSRLKHYPPGQPEKFSAFLDKVVGLQK is encoded by the coding sequence ATGAAGAGAGTGTTTGTGACCGTCGGGACCACCAGTTTTGACGACCTCGTCGCTCGTGTGGTTGCCAAGGATAGCATTCAGATACTCAAGAGTCTGGGTTACAACCAACTGGTCCTCCAAATTGGTAGAGGCACTGTGGTGCCTGAACCATTCAGTACTGAGTCGTTCACTCTGGATGTTTACAGGTATAAGGATTCTTTGAAAGAAGACCTTCAGCAAGCCGATCTTGTCATTAGCCACGCAGGTGCAGGAAGCTGTTTGGAGAGTTTGGAAAAAGGCAAGCCACTTGTGGTAGTTGTAAATGAAAAGTTAATGAACAATCATCAATCTGAACTGGCAAAGCAGTTGCACAAAGAAGGTCATCTCTTCTACTGTACCTGCAGCATGCTGCCTGGGCTATTACAGTCAATGGATTTATCAAGGCTGAAACATTATCCTCCTGGCCAGCCAGAAAAATTTTCTGCGTTTTTGGATAAAGTTGTTGGATTACAAAAATAA